From Pantoea sp. Ep11b, the proteins below share one genomic window:
- a CDS encoding LysR family transcriptional regulator yields the protein MPVNFDLNDLYAFRALVEFGNFRLAAESICLSQSALSRRIDKLETALGIKLFERTTRRVTLTLKGHAFAQRSDKLLADFEEVMADLSEVSLARTGLITVACVPSAAYYFMPSIIRLFQTRYPRVRVKLIDSSAANVYDAVIGGQADFGISFSGRSQPDVHFQPLMDDPYVAACRRDHPIANKKSLSWREFYQSEWIGLDKTSGNRNLLDQALQAIMPEKPCVCETRHVTTMLGMVEAGLGIAAVPAMSMPEYDHALLMAVPLTDPQVKRTVGLLRKNGRTLSHIASELENLIIEQYQRL from the coding sequence ATGCCGGTTAATTTCGATCTCAACGACCTCTACGCGTTTCGCGCGCTGGTGGAGTTTGGCAATTTTCGCCTGGCGGCGGAGTCGATCTGCCTTTCCCAGTCGGCCCTGAGCCGCCGGATAGATAAGCTGGAAACCGCGCTGGGCATCAAACTGTTTGAACGAACGACCCGTCGCGTCACGCTGACGCTGAAAGGGCATGCGTTTGCGCAGCGGTCGGACAAGCTGCTGGCCGATTTTGAAGAGGTGATGGCCGATCTCAGTGAGGTGAGTTTAGCCCGTACGGGCCTGATCACCGTAGCCTGCGTGCCGTCCGCCGCCTACTACTTCATGCCCAGCATCATCCGGCTGTTTCAGACGCGCTATCCCAGAGTGCGGGTCAAACTGATCGACAGCAGCGCAGCCAATGTCTACGACGCGGTGATCGGCGGGCAGGCTGACTTCGGCATCAGTTTTTCCGGCCGCTCGCAGCCGGATGTTCACTTTCAGCCGCTGATGGATGACCCCTATGTGGCTGCCTGTCGCCGCGATCATCCGATCGCAAATAAAAAGAGTCTGAGCTGGCGGGAGTTCTATCAGTCTGAGTGGATCGGGCTGGATAAAACCTCCGGCAACCGCAACCTGCTGGATCAGGCGTTGCAGGCGATCATGCCAGAGAAGCCCTGTGTCTGTGAAACCCGGCACGTCACGACCATGCTGGGGATGGTTGAGGCGGGGCTGGGCATTGCTGCTGTCCCCGCCATGTCGATGCCGGAATACGATCACGCCCTGCTGATGGCCGTGCCGCTAACCGACCCCCAGGTGAAACGCACCGTGGGTCTGTTGCGTAAAAATGGCCGGACGCTGTCCCATATCGCCAGCGAGCTGGAAAACCTGATTATTGAACAGTATCAGCGGCTTTAA
- a CDS encoding substrate-binding domain-containing protein, which translates to MKLKKIALYAALLSSVTGSATAQARELTVMISGGFKAAWDTLSPRFARQEGITINTVAGPSMGRTPQAIPARLARGEPADVVIMVGDALGELQKQGKTLPGSRVELADSRIGAVIKKGATPVKIGTESELRTTLLNAQSIAYSDSASGRYVSSQLFTRLGIEDQVKAKAVKVERIPVASEVAAGKYAIGFQQVSELLPVQGVTFIGELPDKVQYTTRFAGAVVRQSAQPDEAAKLLHWLASPDAQQAVHDSGLHSVKAAAPVKAADTVQ; encoded by the coding sequence ATGAAACTGAAAAAAATCGCGTTGTACGCCGCCCTGCTGTCCAGCGTGACAGGCAGTGCCACGGCGCAGGCCAGAGAGCTGACGGTGATGATCTCCGGCGGGTTTAAAGCGGCGTGGGATACCCTGTCGCCCCGCTTTGCCAGGCAGGAAGGGATCACTATCAATACGGTGGCCGGGCCGTCGATGGGCAGGACGCCACAGGCGATCCCGGCGCGACTGGCGCGCGGTGAACCGGCCGATGTGGTGATCATGGTCGGCGATGCGCTGGGCGAGCTGCAAAAGCAGGGAAAGACGCTGCCAGGCTCACGGGTTGAACTCGCCGACTCCCGCATCGGTGCCGTCATTAAAAAGGGCGCGACGCCGGTGAAGATCGGCACGGAAAGCGAGCTGCGCACGACCCTGCTGAACGCGCAGTCTATCGCCTATTCCGACAGCGCCAGCGGCAGGTATGTCAGCAGCCAGCTGTTTACGCGGCTGGGAATTGAGGATCAGGTCAAGGCGAAGGCGGTGAAGGTGGAGCGTATTCCGGTAGCCTCGGAGGTCGCCGCCGGGAAATATGCCATCGGCTTCCAGCAGGTGAGCGAGCTGCTGCCGGTCCAGGGCGTCACCTTTATTGGTGAATTGCCGGACAAGGTGCAGTACACCACCCGTTTCGCCGGTGCCGTGGTGCGCCAGTCCGCCCAGCCGGACGAGGCAGCGAAGCTGTTACACTGGCTCGCCTCACCCGACGCACAGCAGGCGGTTCATGACAGCGGCCTGCACAGCGTGAAAGCGGCCGCCCCGGTTAAAGCCGCTGATACTGTTCAATAA
- a CDS encoding MFS transporter has protein sequence MMQTTSPMTHRARIGAIFRVTSGNFLEQFDFFLFGFYATYIAHTFFPASSEFASLMMTFAVFGAGFLMRPIGAVVLGAYIDKVGRRKGLIVTLSIMAAGTFMIVLIPSYQSIGLWAPLLVLIGRLLQGFSAGAELGGVSVYLAEIATPGRKGFYTSWQSGSQQVAIMVAAAMGFILNVVLAESAIREWGWRIPFLFGCLIVPFIFVLRRKLEETQEFNNRRSHPEVRQVFRILLNNWQVVIAGMLMVAMTTTAFYLITVYAPTFGKKVLLLSASDSLLVTLLVAISNFIWLPIGGALSDRFGRKPVLVAMTLLAMATSYPALSLLAAAPGFSMMLGVLLWLSMIYGLYNGAMIPALTEIMPAEVRVAGFSLAYSLATALFGGFTPVMSTGLIELTGDKASPGYWMSFAAVCALGATLYLYRRTRSVVSPAHETVS, from the coding sequence CTGATGCAGACGACCTCACCCATGACCCACCGCGCCAGGATTGGCGCTATTTTCCGTGTAACCTCGGGCAATTTTCTCGAACAGTTCGATTTCTTCCTGTTCGGTTTCTATGCCACCTATATCGCACATACCTTCTTCCCGGCCAGCAGTGAGTTCGCGTCACTGATGATGACCTTTGCCGTGTTCGGGGCGGGCTTCCTGATGCGGCCGATTGGCGCCGTGGTGCTGGGGGCCTATATCGATAAAGTCGGCCGTCGCAAGGGGCTGATTGTCACGCTCTCTATTATGGCGGCGGGCACCTTTATGATCGTGCTGATCCCCTCTTACCAGAGCATCGGCCTGTGGGCTCCGCTGCTGGTGCTGATCGGCCGTTTACTGCAGGGCTTCTCTGCCGGTGCAGAGCTGGGCGGCGTATCCGTCTATCTGGCCGAGATCGCCACGCCCGGCCGGAAGGGCTTTTACACCAGCTGGCAGTCGGGCAGTCAGCAGGTCGCGATCATGGTGGCAGCGGCGATGGGCTTTATCCTCAACGTCGTGCTGGCAGAAAGTGCCATCCGCGAATGGGGCTGGCGTATTCCGTTCCTGTTTGGCTGCCTGATCGTGCCCTTTATTTTTGTACTGCGTCGCAAGCTGGAAGAGACCCAGGAGTTTAACAATCGCCGCAGCCATCCTGAGGTGCGTCAGGTCTTCCGCATCCTGCTGAACAACTGGCAGGTGGTAATTGCCGGGATGCTGATGGTGGCGATGACCACCACCGCGTTCTATCTGATTACGGTGTACGCCCCTACCTTTGGTAAGAAGGTGCTGCTGCTCAGTGCCTCTGACAGCCTGCTGGTCACGCTGCTGGTGGCAATCTCGAACTTTATCTGGCTGCCGATTGGTGGTGCACTCTCCGACCGTTTTGGCCGTAAACCGGTTCTGGTCGCTATGACCCTGCTGGCGATGGCGACCAGCTATCCGGCGCTGAGCCTGCTGGCGGCAGCACCGGGCTTCTCGATGATGCTGGGCGTGCTGCTGTGGCTGTCGATGATCTACGGTCTCTACAACGGCGCGATGATCCCGGCGCTGACCGAAATCATGCCGGCGGAAGTGCGTGTTGCCGGATTCTCGCTGGCCTACAGTCTGGCAACGGCACTGTTTGGCGGCTTTACGCCGGTAATGTCGACCGGACTGATTGAGCTGACCGGCGACAAAGCCTCGCCGGGCTACTGGATGAGCTTCGCGGCTGTCTGTGCGCTGGGGGCCACACTCTATCTCTATCGTCGTACCCGCAGTGTCGTATCACCTGCCCATGAAACGGTTAGCTAA
- a CDS encoding cupin domain-containing protein, producing the protein MFIFHNAQPVEDLGQGVTRRILAHGGSLMAVEVTFETGAIGPLHHHPHEQLTYVLRGRFAFTIDGETREVGAGDTLYKAPDVVHGCVCLEAGVLLDTFTPQREAFLSAK; encoded by the coding sequence ATGTTTATCTTTCATAACGCGCAGCCAGTCGAGGACCTCGGCCAGGGGGTAACGCGCCGGATACTGGCGCACGGCGGCAGCCTGATGGCGGTCGAAGTCACCTTTGAAACCGGGGCGATCGGACCGCTGCATCATCATCCTCATGAGCAGCTGACTTACGTACTGCGCGGTCGCTTCGCCTTCACTATTGATGGCGAAACGCGTGAAGTCGGCGCCGGAGACACGCTCTATAAGGCGCCGGATGTGGTGCATGGCTGTGTCTGTCTGGAAGCGGGCGTGCTGCTGGATACCTTCACACCGCAGCGGGAAGCGTTCCTGTCCGCAAAATAG
- a CDS encoding RpiB/LacA/LacB family sugar-phosphate isomerase encodes MKIALMMENSQAAKNAIVLKELEGVAQPLGHQVFNVGMSDEQDHALTYIHLGIQASVLLNSQAVDFVVAGCGTGQGALMSLNLHPGVVCGYCIDPADAYLFAQINNGNALSLPFAKGFGWGAELNLRFIFEKAFTGEKGHGYPPERKEPQVRNAGLLNQVKAAMLKENYLDTLRALDPELVRTAVSGPRFQQCLSEQGKNQEIIAFVRQLTH; translated from the coding sequence ATGAAAATCGCATTAATGATGGAAAACAGCCAGGCCGCTAAAAATGCCATTGTGCTGAAAGAGCTGGAAGGCGTCGCACAGCCGCTGGGCCATCAGGTCTTCAACGTCGGGATGAGCGACGAGCAGGATCACGCGCTCACCTATATTCATCTTGGCATTCAGGCCAGCGTGCTGCTGAACAGTCAGGCCGTGGATTTTGTGGTCGCAGGGTGCGGGACCGGACAGGGTGCGCTGATGTCGCTGAACCTTCATCCGGGCGTGGTGTGCGGCTACTGCATCGATCCGGCGGATGCGTACCTGTTTGCGCAAATCAACAACGGTAACGCGCTCTCTCTGCCTTTCGCCAAAGGCTTTGGCTGGGGCGCAGAACTTAACCTGCGCTTTATTTTTGAAAAAGCCTTCACTGGGGAAAAAGGACACGGCTATCCGCCAGAGCGCAAAGAGCCGCAGGTGCGTAATGCCGGTCTGCTGAACCAGGTCAAAGCCGCCATGCTGAAAGAGAACTATCTCGACACCCTGCGCGCCCTCGATCCTGAGCTGGTGCGAACCGCCGTCAGCGGCCCGCGTTTTCAGCAGTGCCTGTCTGAGCAGGGGAAAAATCAGGAGATCATCGCCTTTGTGCGTCAGCTGACGCACTGA
- a CDS encoding ABC transporter substrate-binding protein translates to MKKWFLALGMLALAGTASAKVITDVAGRQVDVPQEAKRIILGEGRQIYLLAAFDTDAPFSRVIGWRDDLPKADWDGYQAYEKRYPQIKKLPTFGGAKDGTFNVEQALTLKPDLVLMNLESKAATDEGKLIEKLQAVGVPVVFIDFREAPFVNAEKSIRIMGELVNKPARAQEIITFRQQQIERVTSRLKNFTGYRPKVMIDRAGGYSDECCMSFGSENFGQMVEIAGGRNIAKGVIPGTFGTLNPEQIIASQPDVVVVTGANWKNYNTVGKWVGVGPGANVTEATARLKALMTRDAFKTLPVAHNGHVHAIWHQFYDSPYQFVAIQALAKWLHPDLFADLDPDATFREFHEKFLPLPYQPGYWVTLPADKS, encoded by the coding sequence ATGAAAAAATGGTTTTTAGCGTTGGGGATGCTCGCGCTGGCAGGGACGGCTTCGGCCAAAGTAATCACTGACGTCGCAGGCCGTCAGGTTGACGTGCCACAGGAAGCAAAACGCATCATTCTGGGTGAGGGCCGTCAAATCTATCTGCTGGCTGCATTTGATACAGACGCGCCGTTCAGCCGGGTGATCGGCTGGCGTGACGACCTGCCGAAAGCGGACTGGGATGGTTATCAGGCCTATGAAAAACGCTATCCGCAAATTAAAAAATTACCGACCTTTGGCGGCGCAAAAGATGGCACCTTCAACGTTGAGCAGGCGTTAACCCTGAAGCCCGATCTGGTGCTGATGAACCTGGAGTCAAAGGCCGCCACGGATGAGGGCAAGCTGATTGAAAAACTGCAGGCCGTAGGCGTGCCGGTGGTATTCATCGACTTCCGCGAAGCCCCGTTTGTGAACGCAGAGAAAAGCATCCGCATTATGGGCGAACTGGTGAATAAGCCAGCGCGTGCCCAGGAGATCATCACCTTCCGCCAGCAGCAGATCGAGCGGGTCACTTCACGACTGAAAAACTTCACCGGCTATCGCCCGAAAGTGATGATTGATCGTGCGGGCGGCTACAGCGATGAGTGCTGCATGTCCTTTGGCAGTGAGAACTTCGGGCAGATGGTGGAGATAGCAGGCGGGCGTAACATTGCGAAAGGCGTGATCCCAGGCACCTTCGGCACCCTGAACCCGGAGCAGATCATCGCCAGCCAGCCGGATGTGGTGGTCGTGACCGGTGCGAACTGGAAGAACTACAATACCGTGGGCAAATGGGTCGGCGTCGGCCCGGGGGCGAATGTCACCGAAGCCACGGCGCGTCTTAAAGCACTGATGACGCGCGATGCGTTCAAAACCCTGCCGGTGGCGCATAACGGCCATGTCCATGCCATCTGGCACCAGTTCTACGACAGCCCTTATCAGTTTGTCGCGATCCAGGCGCTGGCGAAGTGGCTCCATCCCGATCTGTTTGCCGATCTCGATCCGGATGCCACCTTCCGTGAGTTTCACGAGAAGTTCCTGCCGCTGCCTTATCAGCCAGGATACTGGGTCACGCTGCCCGCCGACAAGTCCTGA
- a CDS encoding DUF2231 domain-containing protein, with the protein MRNTLGRSAFAVTLYALLEPVPLGFFVAAWLFDILYMQTFVLFWTDAAGWLIALGLILAIVPRIIALVYLFRGSDSAEKGHFWLWLVAIVIAIVNAFIHSRDAAAVIPLGVTLSTLVVALLLLANVQLALRHRSA; encoded by the coding sequence ATGCGCAATACCCTGGGAAGATCGGCGTTTGCCGTGACGCTTTACGCTCTGCTGGAGCCGGTGCCGCTGGGCTTTTTTGTCGCGGCCTGGCTGTTCGATATTCTCTACATGCAGACCTTTGTGCTGTTCTGGACCGATGCCGCAGGCTGGCTGATTGCGCTGGGGCTGATACTGGCTATCGTGCCGCGCATCATCGCCCTGGTCTATCTGTTTCGCGGCAGCGACAGCGCAGAAAAGGGCCATTTCTGGCTCTGGCTGGTCGCGATTGTCATCGCCATCGTCAATGCGTTTATTCATAGCCGTGATGCGGCCGCGGTCATTCCGCTGGGCGTTACGCTTTCGACGCTGGTGGTGGCGCTGCTGCTGCTGGCGAATGTGCAACTTGCGTTACGCCACCGTAGCGCTTAA
- a CDS encoding sorbosone dehydrogenase family protein produces MKRTHKTLLALSVTALLAGCDQGAQVDPQKQTGANPELPQARNFFMPPMQVPEGTPWKAGEMPKVAQGLKIEKIAENLQHPRQVYVLPNNDVLVAESNGPPKPTTRPKQLIMGIVQKASGKGGAGGNRITLLRNVDGKWEQHRFIENLHSPFGMQLIGNTLYVANADSLVKFPYREGDTEIRTAPEEVTELPGGPINHHWTKALLASPDGSKLYVGVGSNSNVTENGIGAEYRRAAVLEVDAASGASRIYASGLRNPTGLQWEPQSGKLWAVVNERDEIGSDLVPDYMTSVEEKGFYGWPYSYFGQHVDTRAEPQRPDLVEKAIKPDYALSSHVAPLGLLFYGADNMPQYKGGAFISEHGSWNRTPLNGYKVIWVKFENGKPVGEPQTVVSGFLTDDEKQVRGLPVGLASDKQGGVLIADDAGNTVWRISAAN; encoded by the coding sequence ATGAAAAGAACGCATAAAACGCTGCTGGCGCTGTCTGTGACGGCCCTGCTGGCAGGCTGCGATCAGGGCGCGCAGGTCGATCCACAGAAACAGACGGGTGCCAATCCCGAACTGCCGCAGGCGCGCAATTTCTTTATGCCGCCGATGCAGGTGCCGGAAGGCACACCCTGGAAAGCGGGCGAAATGCCGAAAGTGGCGCAGGGGCTGAAAATCGAGAAGATCGCAGAGAATCTGCAGCATCCGCGTCAGGTTTACGTGCTGCCAAATAATGATGTGCTGGTGGCGGAATCGAATGGCCCGCCCAAGCCGACTACCCGGCCGAAACAGCTGATCATGGGGATCGTGCAGAAAGCCTCCGGCAAGGGCGGCGCGGGCGGTAACCGCATCACGCTGCTGCGCAACGTGGACGGCAAATGGGAACAGCATCGCTTTATTGAGAATCTCCACTCGCCGTTCGGGATGCAGCTGATTGGCAACACGCTCTATGTGGCGAATGCTGACAGCCTGGTGAAATTCCCCTATCGCGAAGGCGACACAGAGATCCGCACCGCGCCGGAAGAGGTGACGGAACTGCCGGGCGGGCCCATTAACCACCACTGGACCAAGGCGCTGCTAGCCAGCCCCGATGGCAGCAAGCTCTATGTCGGGGTCGGTTCCAACAGTAACGTGACCGAGAACGGCATCGGCGCAGAGTATCGCCGTGCTGCGGTGCTGGAAGTAGACGCGGCCAGCGGCGCCAGCCGGATCTACGCCAGCGGGTTGCGCAATCCTACCGGCTTACAGTGGGAACCGCAGAGCGGTAAGCTCTGGGCGGTGGTCAACGAGCGCGATGAGATCGGCTCCGACCTGGTGCCCGACTATATGACCTCGGTAGAGGAGAAAGGCTTCTACGGCTGGCCCTACAGCTACTTTGGTCAGCATGTCGATACCCGCGCGGAACCGCAGCGTCCCGATCTGGTGGAAAAAGCGATCAAGCCTGACTATGCGCTGAGTTCGCACGTTGCGCCGCTGGGTCTGCTGTTCTATGGGGCGGATAACATGCCGCAGTACAAAGGCGGCGCGTTTATCAGCGAGCATGGCAGCTGGAACCGTACGCCGCTGAATGGCTACAAGGTTATCTGGGTGAAATTTGAAAACGGTAAGCCGGTGGGTGAGCCGCAGACGGTGGTCTCTGGCTTCCTGACGGATGACGAAAAACAGGTGCGGGGCCTGCCGGTCGGCCTGGCCAGCGATAAACAGGGCGGGGTCCTGATCGCAGACGATGCGGGCAATACCGTGTGGCGTATCAGCGCCGCCAACTAG
- a CDS encoding DapH/DapD/GlmU-related protein, producing the protein MSIVAVMPAPLAHTRIDESVRMRETTVGQQCEILAHSLLEYSELGDFSYVGEHCCLADTQVGRFCAIANQVRLGAPNHPMDRASQHRFTYCPEYYHPDARRDRPFFAARRADRVIIGHDVWIGHGVIVLPGVTVGDGAVLAAGAVVTRDVAPYSVVGGVPARPLRMRFSPAIAARLQRIAWWNWPLEKLMANLADFQHGDIEAFCQRHAV; encoded by the coding sequence ATGTCCATTGTTGCCGTTATGCCTGCCCCCTTAGCCCACACCAGGATCGACGAGAGTGTGCGGATGCGGGAAACCACCGTGGGTCAGCAGTGTGAAATCCTGGCGCACAGCCTGCTGGAATACAGCGAGCTGGGCGACTTCTCCTATGTCGGCGAGCACTGCTGCCTGGCCGACACCCAGGTAGGGCGCTTCTGCGCTATCGCCAACCAGGTGCGCCTTGGCGCGCCGAACCATCCGATGGATCGCGCCTCTCAGCATCGCTTCACCTACTGCCCGGAGTATTACCATCCCGACGCCCGCCGCGATCGGCCCTTCTTTGCGGCCCGCCGGGCCGATCGGGTGATCATCGGTCATGACGTCTGGATCGGGCATGGCGTGATCGTGCTGCCTGGCGTCACCGTCGGTGATGGGGCGGTGCTGGCCGCGGGCGCGGTGGTGACCCGCGACGTCGCGCCCTACAGCGTGGTGGGCGGCGTCCCGGCCCGGCCGCTGCGGATGCGGTTTTCGCCCGCCATTGCCGCCCGTCTGCAGCGTATCGCCTGGTGGAACTGGCCGCTGGAGAAGCTGATGGCAAACCTGGCCGACTTTCAGCACGGCGACATTGAGGCGTTCTGCCAGCGGCACGCGGTATAG
- a CDS encoding EamA family transporter → MKLSHLLLAVLITAIWGVNFSVIKLGLHAVDPFLLAGIRFTLCALPAILFIKKPDVPWRYLIGYGLVFGIGLWGLVNLGIQAGLSAGIASLLLQFSAFFTLLLGSLVFRERLSRYQIAGGLIACAGLLSIFFITDGSVTISGVLLVLAGAIAWSAANIISKRAGTRQVFAFLVWSSAFAPLPLFLLDGVVNGMAGYRALYSHADSLALLSILFQAYPNTLLGYWVWNGLLKRYPVSTVAPLSLLVPVFGILGSVAIFGETLSTQKIAALLLIVTGLAVGLYGPRLARRIGLRV, encoded by the coding sequence ATGAAACTCTCTCATCTGCTGCTCGCCGTGCTCATCACGGCCATCTGGGGCGTGAACTTCTCGGTGATTAAGCTGGGGCTGCACGCGGTCGATCCCTTTCTGCTGGCTGGGATCCGCTTCACGCTCTGCGCTCTGCCCGCGATACTCTTTATCAAAAAACCGGACGTGCCGTGGCGCTACCTGATCGGCTATGGGCTGGTGTTCGGGATCGGCCTCTGGGGGCTGGTGAACCTGGGGATTCAGGCCGGGCTGTCGGCGGGCATCGCTTCACTGCTGTTGCAGTTCAGTGCCTTCTTTACCCTGCTGCTCGGCAGCCTGGTTTTTCGCGAGCGACTGAGCCGCTATCAGATCGCCGGTGGGCTCATCGCCTGCGCCGGACTGCTGTCGATATTTTTCATCACCGATGGCTCGGTGACGATCTCCGGCGTGCTGCTGGTGCTGGCGGGAGCGATAGCCTGGAGCGCGGCCAACATCATCAGCAAGAGAGCCGGCACCCGGCAGGTGTTTGCGTTTCTGGTCTGGTCATCCGCCTTTGCGCCCCTGCCGCTCTTTCTGCTGGATGGAGTGGTCAACGGCATGGCGGGCTATCGGGCGCTGTACAGCCACGCCGACAGCCTTGCCCTGCTCTCTATTCTGTTCCAGGCCTATCCCAATACCCTGCTGGGCTACTGGGTGTGGAACGGCTTGCTGAAGCGCTACCCGGTCTCCACGGTTGCGCCCCTGTCGCTGCTGGTGCCCGTTTTTGGCATTCTGGGTTCGGTGGCGATCTTTGGCGAAACGCTTTCCACGCAGAAAATCGCTGCACTGTTGCTGATCGTGACCGGACTGGCCGTGGGGCTCTATGGGCCGCGACTGGCGCGCCGCATCGGCCTGCGCGTCTGA
- a CDS encoding MFS transporter produces MISTTSRRGDAGPPAPATPVLSPRMIFLFSLTAALAVANVYSAQPLLASIAVSLRIPSGIAGAVVTATQIGYALGLLLLVPLGDCVNRKKLVVAQLLLSALALTAAACASGLFTLLAAMLLVGLMAVVTQLMVAWAAMLASPAQRGQVVGSVTSGIVIGILLARFVSGAIADLAGWRAVYFTAACLLLLIAGVLAKVLPASAGQAQRPAWPQRLLSVLLLFRTEPRLRSRGILALLIFAAFSMLWSSMALPLTTMALSQTQIGLFGLAGLAGALAAASAGAWADQGRGQRATGFALALLTFAWLPVAALPHSLLLMVVGVILLDFAIQTVHVINQSLIVAARPDAASRLVGAYMCFYSLGSALGAFAATQLFAHCGWYGVCAGGAAVSAAAFLYWSGTRHA; encoded by the coding sequence ATGATCTCAACGACCTCCAGGCGCGGGGATGCCGGACCACCGGCCCCCGCAACGCCGGTGCTTTCACCCCGGATGATTTTTCTCTTCTCGCTTACTGCGGCGCTGGCGGTCGCCAACGTGTACTCGGCGCAGCCGTTGCTGGCGTCCATCGCCGTCAGCCTGCGGATCCCGTCCGGCATCGCTGGCGCGGTGGTGACGGCCACGCAGATCGGTTATGCCCTGGGGTTGCTCCTTCTGGTGCCGCTGGGTGACTGCGTGAACCGCAAAAAACTGGTGGTTGCCCAGCTGCTGCTTTCCGCGCTGGCGCTGACCGCAGCGGCCTGCGCCTCCGGCCTGTTCACGCTGCTCGCAGCGATGCTGCTGGTGGGGTTAATGGCGGTGGTCACGCAACTGATGGTCGCCTGGGCCGCGATGCTGGCGTCACCGGCGCAGCGTGGCCAGGTGGTCGGCAGCGTCACCAGCGGGATCGTCATCGGGATCCTGCTGGCGCGGTTTGTTTCGGGGGCAATCGCGGATCTGGCAGGCTGGCGCGCGGTCTACTTTACGGCCGCCTGTCTGTTACTGCTGATCGCCGGGGTCCTGGCGAAGGTGCTGCCCGCCTCCGCCGGTCAGGCGCAGCGACCGGCCTGGCCGCAGCGCCTGCTGTCGGTTCTCCTGCTTTTTCGCACAGAACCCCGCCTGCGCAGCCGGGGGATCCTCGCTCTGCTGATCTTTGCCGCCTTCAGCATGCTCTGGTCTTCCATGGCGCTGCCGCTGACAACGATGGCGCTGTCGCAGACTCAGATCGGCCTGTTTGGCCTGGCAGGGCTGGCCGGTGCGCTGGCGGCCGCCAGCGCAGGCGCCTGGGCTGACCAGGGACGGGGCCAGCGCGCCACCGGCTTTGCACTGGCGCTGCTGACCTTCGCCTGGCTGCCCGTTGCCGCGCTGCCGCATTCGCTGCTGCTGATGGTGGTCGGGGTGATCCTGCTCGACTTCGCGATCCAGACGGTTCATGTCATCAACCAGAGCCTGATCGTGGCGGCCCGGCCGGATGCGGCGAGCCGGCTGGTCGGTGCCTACATGTGCTTTTACTCCCTCGGCAGTGCGCTGGGCGCCTTTGCCGCCACCCAGCTGTTTGCACACTGCGGATGGTATGGTGTCTGCGCTGGCGGGGCCGCCGTCAGTGCTGCCGCCTTTCTCTACTGGTCAGGAACCCGTCACGCATGA
- a CDS encoding helix-turn-helix domain-containing protein: MAKQESLRTSECPVARTLESIGERWCMMIVREAFDDVRRFGDFQRNLGLAKNILASRLKQLVGIGVLEIAPASDGSAYREYLLTERGRALFPVVVAMRQWGERYLFEQGETHSVLLDNAEGRPLPRLEVYSAQGQKLEPADCHRQRVVAKG, translated from the coding sequence ATGGCGAAGCAGGAATCCCTGAGAACCAGCGAGTGTCCGGTTGCCCGCACCCTGGAGTCGATAGGTGAGCGCTGGTGCATGATGATCGTGCGTGAAGCCTTTGATGACGTCCGCCGGTTTGGTGATTTCCAGCGCAACCTGGGACTGGCGAAAAATATTCTGGCGTCGCGACTGAAGCAGCTGGTCGGGATCGGCGTGCTGGAAATTGCGCCCGCTTCCGATGGCAGCGCCTACCGCGAGTATCTCCTGACCGAAAGAGGCCGTGCGCTCTTTCCGGTGGTGGTGGCGATGCGGCAGTGGGGTGAGCGCTATCTGTTTGAGCAGGGCGAGACCCACTCGGTGCTGCTGGATAATGCGGAAGGCAGGCCGCTGCCGCGTCTGGAGGTTTACTCGGCGCAGGGTCAGAAGCTCGAACCCGCCGACTGCCATCGTCAGCGGGTGGTGGCGAAGGGATAA